The Streptomyces sp. NBC_01689 genome includes a window with the following:
- a CDS encoding GAF domain-containing protein — translation MTDPWVALEPGADPVERVRTLRRAHETFTEAGTVPRPVRSVVAESWRRSAQAGVAPDGTAAVELTDGDLGSYRAEHPLAAVMPLFRELMGTFAADGKHLLAVCDEQGRLLWVEGHATTRRQAGRMNFVPGARWSETAVGTNAPGTAVAVDRPVQVFAAEHFIRRVQPWTCAAAPVHDPRTGRVLGAVDITGGDGLAHPHSLGFVQAVARAAESQLALLAPLKTAADTVELCALGRDEAQLVVGGRKVGLSRRHSEILVLLSRHPEGLTGDELLCALYEDESVTPVTLRAELTRLRRLLDCGLLASRPYRLTAPVESDVAVVERRLGSGAITGAMTAYTGPLLPGSTAPAVVRLRRRLADGLRTALIARRDPDLLADWARAPWGEDDLDIWRALAAVRPTAAVRARLDEVESEQAAPAGWLPPWPRGRGHAHTSATSSQRPRP, via the coding sequence ATGACCGATCCATGGGTTGCCCTGGAACCGGGTGCAGATCCCGTCGAACGGGTACGGACGCTGCGACGGGCCCACGAGACGTTCACCGAGGCGGGCACGGTGCCGCGCCCGGTGCGCTCCGTGGTGGCCGAGTCCTGGCGTCGCTCGGCGCAGGCGGGAGTCGCGCCCGACGGAACCGCGGCGGTGGAACTGACGGACGGCGACCTGGGTTCCTACCGCGCGGAGCATCCGCTGGCGGCGGTGATGCCGCTCTTCCGTGAGCTCATGGGGACGTTCGCGGCGGACGGCAAGCATCTGCTCGCGGTCTGCGACGAGCAGGGAAGACTGCTGTGGGTCGAGGGCCACGCGACGACACGCCGCCAGGCGGGACGGATGAACTTCGTACCGGGCGCACGGTGGTCGGAGACAGCGGTCGGTACCAACGCGCCGGGGACAGCGGTCGCCGTCGACCGTCCGGTACAGGTCTTCGCGGCCGAGCACTTCATACGGCGTGTGCAGCCGTGGACCTGCGCGGCCGCCCCGGTGCACGACCCGCGCACCGGCCGGGTGCTCGGTGCGGTCGACATCACCGGCGGTGACGGACTCGCGCATCCGCACAGTCTCGGCTTCGTACAGGCGGTGGCACGGGCGGCGGAGTCCCAGTTGGCGCTGCTCGCACCGCTGAAGACCGCCGCGGACACGGTCGAGCTGTGCGCGCTGGGCCGTGACGAGGCCCAACTGGTCGTCGGCGGCCGCAAGGTCGGGCTCAGCCGCAGACACAGCGAGATCCTGGTGCTGCTCTCCAGGCACCCGGAAGGCCTGACGGGCGACGAGTTGCTGTGCGCGCTGTACGAGGACGAGTCGGTGACGCCGGTGACGCTCCGTGCCGAACTGACGCGCCTGCGCCGTCTGCTGGACTGCGGCCTGCTGGCATCGCGCCCGTACCGGCTCACGGCGCCGGTCGAGTCGGATGTCGCGGTGGTGGAGCGCCGGCTCGGCTCGGGCGCGATCACGGGGGCCATGACGGCGTACACCGGTCCGCTGCTCCCCGGTTCGACGGCCCCGGCCGTCGTGCGTCTGCGACGCCGGCTCGCGGACGGACTGCGTACCGCGCTCATCGCGCGCCGCGACCCCGACCTGCTGGCGGACTGGGCTCGCGCCCCGTGGGGCGAGGACGACCTCGACATCTGGCGGGCGCTGGCCGCCGTACGCCCGACGGCGGCGGTACGGGCGCGGCTCGACGAGGTGGAGTCCGAGCAGGCCGCGCCCGCCGGATGGCTGCCCCCGTGGCCCCGCGGGCGAGGCCACGCGCACACGTCCGCAACGTCGTCGCAACGTCCGCGTCCCTAA